One Rouxiella sp. S1S-2 genomic window, TTGCCGCTTACGGTTGAAATAATGGGAATTTCCATCTTCATCGATTCAAGAATGCCCAATGTTTGGCCCGGCGTAATGCAGTCTCCCGGTTTCACCAGCCATTGCCAAAGGCTGCCCGCTACCTGGCTGTCGATTCCTACGCAGCCCTCGGGAATGGCCTTTTCGCTCTGCGGTGATTGCTCCTGCAGACTGCTGTCGTAGGTGAATTGGCCTTCGGCGCGCCATCTTGCCAGCTCTTTTTCAAAGGCCAACTGTCGCTGTTGCTGAAAGTTGTCCACTTCCTCCTGCTGCGCCGCAAGTCCGGCCTGATAGTCGGCGAGACGGAATGTGCCTTCTTCGGTACGTAGCGGCGTGTTTCCATAGGGGAAGGCCAGCCGTATCGCCTTAAGCTCCTCGGCGCTGACCGGATAGAAACGAATCTGGTCGAAAAAGCGCAGCAGCCAAGGTTGCACAAATGCCTCAGTCGGACGATCGCGATTCCACATTTGCAGCGTGCGGCCCACAAACTGATAGCCACCCGGTCCTTCCATGCCATAAACGCAAAGATAGGCACCGCCGATGCCCACCGAGTTTTCCGCCGTCCAGGTGCGCGCCGGATTATATTTGGTGGTCACCAGCCGATGGCGTGGATTGAGCGGTGTGGCCACCGGCGCCCCGAGATATACATCGCCAAGACCCATCACCAGATAACGGGCGTCAAAAACGGTCTCTTTCACCTGCTCAATGCTTTCAAGACCGTTGATACGACGAATAAATTCTATATTGCTCGGACACCACGGCGCGCCGGGACGAACCGATTGGGTATATTTCTCAATCGCTTCACGGCAGGCATCGTCGTCCCAGCTGAGCGGCAGCCAGACGGTGCGTGAAGGAACCTCGGCCTGCTGCAAATCACCCAATGTTTGTTCTGCCTGTTTTAAATGATCAATCAGCGTATCGCGGGGGCAGAGCAGGCTGTCGAAATGAATTTGCAGCGATCGAATGCCCGGCGTCAGTTCCAACATGCCGGCCAAACGATGATTTTCTAACCACTGCATTAGCGCATGTGCACGAAAACGCAGTGAAATATCTAAAATTGGATCGCCATATTCCACCAAAATAAATCGATCGCCTGCGGCGAGATGCGTCACCGATGGCAGCGCTCCCTGCGCCGCCCGGTGCCATAAAACCGGATTTTTCCGCTGCATCGCGATCCCAGCCTTCGGCTGGGAAAGCAGCGTTGAGAGTTCTACTTCAGCCTCATGCGATAATCGGTCGGCCTCTTCTAGAGAAACGGGCACAAAGCGCAGGCTGTCGCCCGACTTGAGTTGACCCAGCTGCCACAGGTCAGCCTGAATAACCGTCGCCGGGCAAACAAACCCGCCAAGCGACGGGCCATCTGGCCCCAGAATAACCGGCATATCGCCGGTAAAATCCACAGTGCCGAAGGCATAGGCATTATCGTGAATGTTGGAAGGGTGCATGCCCGCTTCGCCACCGTCGGTGCGTGCCCATTCTGGTTTCGGGCCAATAAGCCGGATGCCGGTACGACTCGAGTTATAGTGCACCTGCCATACCGCGTTGAAAAAGTGCTCAATATCCTGTTCGGTGAAAAATGTCGGCGCACCCTGCGGGCCATAAATGACCCGCAGGGTGCGCACATCGCCCCATTCCGGCAGCAGATTGGCGGGCAACGTTTTTGGCTGTTGATTATGAGGCGTAGCGAGGTGCAGCACGTCACCGCTGCGCAGCTGGCGACCGGCATGGCCGCCGAATTTTCCGAGGGTAAAAGTGCTGCGGCTACCGAGATAGTGCGGACAGTCGATGCCACCGGCCAGCAGCAAGTAGCTGCGGCAGCCGTCACCCGTGATTTTTCCAAGGTGCAGCGTTTCTCCGGCACGCGCATTGCAGATTTGCCACATCGGCAGTGGCTGGTCATCGAGCCGGGCCTCTATATCTGCCCCGCTGATAACAAACGCGCAGTCCTGATTAAAACGCAGCGTAGGCCCGCGCAGGGTAATTTCCAACCCCGCCGCCTGCGCGTCGTTGCCCAGCAGCCGGTTGCCAAGACGAAAAGAGCGGCTGTCGAACGGACCTGAAGGCGGCACGCCAACGTGCCAATACCCGCTGCGGCCCGGCGCATCCTGAATGCTGGTCAGCGTGCCGGGTGAAAGCACATCAAAAGTTGCGGGCTGATAGACAACGTTTGCCAGTGTTGCCGTAATCACTTTTCCCTCCGCCACCACCGGTTGAGCCAGCAAATGGCGCAAATAATCCAGATTGGTTTCAATGCCGTAAAGCGCCGTTTCATGCAGCGTTTGGCGCAGCGCAATGAGCGCCTGTTCACGACTGTCGGCCTGGACAATAACCTTCGCCAGCATGGGGTCATAGAACGGCGAAACGTCACAGCCACTGTCTATCCAACTGTCGATGCGCAGCTCGGCGTTTGCCGCACTGACGGGGAAACTGACGTGGCTCAGCAGCCCCGCGCAGGGCTGAAACTGCTTGGCCGGATCTTCAGCATAAAGCCTCACCTGAATGGCGTGACCCTGCGGTTTACACTGACCCAACTCGGCCAACGGCGGCAGACAGCCCGCGCCGAGCTGCACCATCCAACTGACGATATCAACGCCGTAGACTTGCTCGGTGACCCCGTGCTCCACCTGCAAGCGGGTGTTTACCTCAAGAAAATAGAACTGCTCGGTGCTGACGTCATAAACATATTCCACCGTTCCGGCACTGCGGTAGTCCACCGCCTGCCCGAGGCGTACAGCGGTGTGTTGCAGCGCATCTCTTACCCGCTGGGGCAGATTTGGCGCCGGGGTTTCCTCAATCACTTTCTGGTTACGGCGCTGCGCGGAGCAGTCTCTTTCGCCCAGAGCAATGACGTTGCCTGCACCGTCACCAAAAATCTGCACCTCGATATGGCGTGCGGCAGCAACAAATTTCTCTAAAAACACGCCATCGTCGGCGAAATTATTGCCTGCCAAACGTTTTACTCGAGTGAAAGCCTCACTGAGACTGTCGGCATCGTCGCAACGTTGCATGCCAATACCGCCGCCGCCCGCGGTACTTTTTAGCATCAGCGGATAACCCATGGTTTTGGCGCAGAGCAGCGCCTGCTCAAGGTTTTGCAGCAGTCCGCTTCCGGGCAACAGCGGTACCCGGCAGGTTTCAGCCAGCTGGCGAGCACTGTGTTTGAGCCCGAAGGCCGACATCTGAGCAGGGGTTGGGCCAAGAAATATGACGCCCTCTTGAGTGCAGCGTTCAACGAAGGTGGCGTTTTCAGACAGGAAACCATAGCCTGGATGAATAGCTTCGGCACCGCACTGGTGGGCTATCGCCAGTAACTTATCCTGGCTGAGGTAGGTTTCCCGCACGTTGCCTGCGCCGAGGCTAAACGCTTCATCGGCCTGTCGCACGTGCAAAGAGTGTTGGTCGGCTTCGGCATAAACCGCAATAGCGCGCACACCTAGCCGTTTGAGGGTGCGGATGATACGCACTGCAATAGCGCCACGATTGGCAATCAGAACGCATTTAAACATGGTTGACTCTCTGTGCATCGACGGGCAGGTCGTCCTGCTATGTTGCTGATGCGTGACATTCTGCGGGTCGTCCCGAGGCACGCGTTGTCAGGTCAGATTTACCAAACCACCGCTTCGATCGGTGTGGGGTTATAGCCGTTGCAGGGGTTATTTAACTGCGGACAGTTGGAGATAAGGACCAAGACGTTCATTTTCGCCACCAGTTCGACGTATTTCCCCGGCGCTGAAAGGCCATCTTCAAACGTCAAGCCACCCTGCGCGGTCACCGGGACATTCATAAAGAAATTAATGTTGTGGGCAATATCTCTCTTGGTCAGCCCGTAGTGCGGATGCTCGGCAATTGCCAGCATCCAGCTGTCGCGGCAGGCGTGCATGTGGCGCTTTTCCAGTGAATAGCGCACGGTGTTGCTTTCCGTGGCGCAGGCACCACCCAGCGTGTCGTGACGCCCGCAGGTGTCTGCAACAATTTCCAGCATTGGGCGGCAGTCGTTAGAGAGCAGCACGCTTCCCGCGGTCAGAAATACATTTTTTTGTCCGCGTAGCGTATCGGTCATGCTGTAGCGCTCGCCAATGTCGTCGGCGTTAAAAAACAGCGTATCGGCCGCCTGATTGCCTTCGCTGTCAATAATGCGCAGCGTTTGTCCGGCTTCAATTCTGTGCAACCAATAGTCTCCAGCGTTAATCTTCTGGCGGGTTAAGGCGTTTTCGATAAGGCGTGGGCTGGTCTGGATCATCAGTGTGCTCCCGGGCAGCAGTGGGTGTGATGGTATAAGTCATTATTTGCCTGACCGCGCTGGTTCTCTGCCTGCGCTAAACAGTGCGGCGGCAGCGGGGCGGTACCCGCCAGCAAAGCGATAGCGACGGGGGCGCGCGGATAATCCTGCACCTCAGTAAGAGGATGCGGACAGCTGTGCATCACCACCAGCGTATCCATGGCGAAACGCAGTGTGACGCTGGCTCCGGGGACGTGTTGCGGCTCGAGCGCCAGATTGCCGTCGTTATCCACGGTCACTTTCGAGAACAGATTGACGCAGGCGGCCATGTCACGCTTGCCCAGCCCGTATTTTGCCAATTCGACTAAAAAGCTGTCATAGCCGTTTTGATAGCGGCCGTTGTGTGCTTGTTGATAGCTCAATGCGCCGAATCGCTGTGCGCTCAGGGCGGCGTTCATGCTGCCGCACACGGTGTCGTGCCAGCCAAGCGTGTCGTGCGCTATGCCGCAAAAAATACGACCCATGTCGGAGTAAAGACAGTGGCCTGCAGTGAGTCGAAAAGTGTGCTGGCACTTTAAGGTGTCCGGCGCGTTATAGCGTTCGAGCAGATTGTCCGGGTTATAGAACAACAGGCCAAGATTGGCTCCGCCTTCAACGTCGGTAAAGCGCAGTGCGGAACCGCTTTTTATCCGCAGCGACCAGTGTGATCCGGCCGGCAGCAGTGTTTGATAGTGGGTGTCTGTAGAGTCACTCATCGCGTTCTCCTTTAGAGTGGAATATCGTAGGTAATGCTTGCACCCCAAGCGTCGGGCGCCTGCGGGTCGTGGCGGATTTTGTCGAATACCCACAGCCGCGAGCCGAGGGAGAATCCCTCCTTCAGGTCGTGGGTTATCATGAAAATAGTCAGATGATGCTGCTTCCACAGATCAGTGATTAGCTGGTGCATGTCCTTACGAATGCCGGGATCAAGCGCTCCAAAAGGCTCATCGAGCAGCAAAATACGCGGTTTCTTGGTTAACGCCTGCGCCAACGCCAGTCGCTGCTGCATGCCGCCGGAGAGCTGATGCGGATATTTATCCAGCGCATGACCCAGTCCGACCTGAGCCAGCATCTCCTCTGCGCGGTCGGCAATCCCCTTGCGTTTGCTGCCCCACACGCGGCCCAGCCAGCGTGCCTGCACAAATTCTTCGCCGAGCATGACGTTTTGCCGTGCCGTCAAATGGGGAAACACTGAATAGCGCTGAAAAACCACGCCACGATCTTCGCCCGGCTCTTGCTTAATCGGCTTCCCGTCGAGCAGCAGTTGGCCCTTGCTCGGGCTTTCGGTACCCAGCATCATTTTCAAAAAAGTGGTTTTACCACAGCCGGACGCGCCGACGATTGACACGAATTCGCCCTCCTGCACCTCGGCGTTAACGCGTTCCAGCACCACCTGATTGCCGTAGTGTTTTTCGAGATTGCGCATACTCAATAAGCTCATGCATCGCTCCGTATTTAAAACTTATTTAACGTAATACCACGGCCAGCAGCGGCGGCTTATCAGGCGCAGCAAGGCATCGAGGAGGAAGGCCAGCAGCGTTATCCACGCCACGTAGGGCAAAATCACGTCCATCGCCAGATAGCGGCGCATCAGAAAAATGCGGTAACCCAACCCTTCAGTAGCGGCAATAGCCTCGGCGGCGATCAGGAATAACCAGGCGGAACCCAATGAAAGCCGCACGGCGTCGAGCAGGCGCGGCATCAGCTGTGGCAAAATAATTCGCCACAGAATTTGCCCGCTGTGGGCACTTAGGGTCTGTGCTTTTATCAACTGTTCGTGCGGAATAGCCTGCACGTGCTGCTGCAGGTCACGTGCAATAAACGGCGTCACGCCCACGGCAATCAACACGACTTTCGACAGTTCGCCGAGGCCAAAACAGATAAAAAGGATCGGCAATACCGCCAGCGGAGGGATAAGTGCAAACAGCGTGACCAGCGGAGAAATCAGTGAGCGCACGGCGGGCAGTGCGCCGCAGAATATGCCCAGCGCCAGGCCGAGAAAAGCACTGATGGCAATGCCGCTCAGCAGGCGAACCAGACTGGCGTAGGTGTCAGTCCACAGCAAATATTCACCGGTTCGGGGACTAGGCTCGAACGCCATCCGATAGATAGCGTCGCCCATTGAGGAGAAGCTCGGCAGCAGTTTGTCGAACGCATTGACCGCCAGGCGGGCATCCGAAGCCATCAGATAAACCAATACCAGCAGCAGCAGGGGCAGCAGCCCGAGCAAACTACGTGACAAGCGTTGCGGTTGGTAGTTGATCATTTTGCGCATCGAAATGCCCTTTTTAAAAACGGTGGAAAGCGGTTGATTACAGTTTGTTGGCGGCAGCGAGCTTCACGAATTCATCGGTAAAGCGCAGCTTTTGATTCGCCGGATTGCCCCAGTTACCCGTAGGCGTGGTAATGCCCACCGTGGTGGCATCGGCCGCACCGTCGCCCAGCAGGCCGTGTTTAAAGGAGAACTCGGCCACGGATTGCATGGTGGTTTTAATTTGCGCGCCGCTGACGAAATCGAGCGTTTGCTGCGGTGAGCTTAAGAGGTAGGTTGCCGCCAACTGCTGGTCAAAACCTTTGAGGTCGGTTCCGGACTCCTGAGCCATAAAAGTGCGCGCTTTAACCGCGTCGCTGCCGTTGCCTTTGATGGCGTTCAGCGTTTCATACCAGGCGCCGGTCAGCGCTTTGCCGAGTTCAGGGTGGGCGGTGAGGGTTTTACTGTTAACAACCAGCAGGTCGAGAATTTCGCCGGGGATTTGGGCGGAAGAGAAAATTTCGTGGCTGTCCGGCTGCTTTTTGGCTTCGGCCAGCAGCGGGTTCCAGGTGACTATCGATTTCACCTGCGGAGTGCTAAAGGCGGCCACCAGGTCGGCATCGGCGGTGTTCACTACGGTCACGTCTTTCTCGTTCATACCCGATTTTTCCAGCGCCCGCGCCAGCAGGTATTGCGAAACTGAAAGTTCGACCAGATTAATCGACTGGCCCTTCAACGATGTAATGTCACCTTTACCTTTGAGCATGATGCCGTCATTGCCGTTGGAATAGTCACCGACGATAAGCGCGGTGCTATCAACGCCGCCGGTTGCGGGAATGGTCAGCGCGTCCATATTAGTCATGGTGCAGCCGTCAAATCCGCCTGAAGTGTATTGATTGACCGATTCGATGTAGTCATTAACCTGCACAAACTGAATCGTGATGCCGTATTTATCCGCCCATTGTTTGAGAATGCCGCTTTGTTGGGCATAGTCCCAAGGCATCCATCCGGCGTAAATTGACCAGGCAATTTTAAAGGTAGGTTTAACGGCGGCCAGGGCGGGCTGGCTGAGAAGTGCGGCAAAGCATAGGGCGCTGAGCAGCAGGCGTTGGCAAGCTTTAATCATGATAATTCCTCTGACGTTGACCACGGGAAAAGTGCAGGAGGTCGGCGGCGAGATTGGATCTCGCTTTGGCCTCCCGGGCTTTTATCCCGCCGTGTAACCGCCAGAGGGCGGTCGGTCACTCTCGGACCAGCCATCTGCACAGCGCAGACCGGAACCCTAGCGACCTTATTTCAAATTGTATGGCGACACCGGTTTCCCGCTATCGCTCCTGCTCTCAAACAACAGGCAATAACCTTGCCAAATTGATTAAGTAGAGAGAAAAATTAGGTAAAAATCATAATTAAGGGTTAAAAAATCAACGTCTTAATTGTTTTTATTTAAACGTATCCAGACGTAGGATAAAGGGTCGAACGCGGCAGACAAGCCAGTGGAGGCGGCGCTAATCCCCCTATTCGTGCAGCGTGCACCGGCTTTGGGCAGGCACTTCTTTGCTGTATCCTAAGCCCACAGGATGGTCTATTCTACTAAGCTACTTTTTGAGTATCAGTACTTAATAAGAAATTCAAATCAGGAGTCAGGAAAATGACTGTAGGGATCAGGAGCAGGACTTTAGCGCGCTGGCTGGCGCCTGTGGTTGCATTACTGGTGGTTTTTCAACTTACCGCCTGTGGTGATAAAGAGCCGGAGCAAAGGAAAGCGTTCATCGACTACTTGCAAAATACTGTGATGCGCAGTGGTCAAAACTTGCCCACGCTGAGCGAAGACCAGAGACAGAAATTTGGCAACTACGTCAACGATTACACCATCATTCTGACTTTCTCCCGTCAGATGAAGCAGTCCATTAATAACAGTCTGTCCCCTGCAGTGAACAGCATTGCCCAGATTCGTGTGCCACAGGACTATTTGCAGCAGAAGCCTGCACTACAGCAGGCGGCAGGTACCCTCAATACGCTGGCGCAGCAAATTCAGACCGCCAAAGCGACTGCCGACACCGCGCAGGCAGCGCTTAAGCAGCCTGATGATTTGAAAGCGGTTTACAATCAGGTTTATGCTCAGGACGTGACTCAGCCGGCCAATGCCCTGATCCCGGTTGTTCCCGCTCTGTCAGGTTTCACGCAAGACATCATTGCTGTCGGTGATTTCCTGGGGCAGCAGGGAACGCAGGTTGCTTTTGCCAACGGTGCCGTGCAGTTCCCGACTCAGCAACAGGTCACGCAGTACAATGCGATGATGACAGGCCTGCTGGGTAAGCAACAGGCGCTGGTCGATGCGCAGAAGATTATTGCCGGTAATCTCTGATAACGTGCTGAATAAGTGGGTCAAAATCTAAACCACGTGTAGCAGCGTGGTTTTTTTTATCAAAAAAAACGGCATGATTAATAAAAGCTCACAATTTATTGATGCCTGCCATCGGCGTAATACTTTAGTTTTTATGTCATTCATCTGTTTTAAATTTGTGAAAAAATTTAAGCCTCTAACTCTAAGGAAGTGTTTTTTATGAAACATCATATGATGACTTTGCTGGCTGGGCTGATCGCAATGCCTGGTTTGGCTGCGGCAGCAGACAGCGCCAACTTTACCGACGCGCAGCAGCAGGCTATTGGCAAAATCGCCTCTGATTACATCATCGCGCATCCTGAAGTGTTGGTGCAGGCGAGCCAGAAGCTGCAAGCACAACAGCAGCAGCAACAGGCCAGTGATTCTTTGACCGCCGTGTTAGCCAATGCGCCCGCGCTGTTGCAGGATAAAGATACCCCGTCTTATGGTCCAAAAGATGCGAAAGTCGCATTCGTAGAATTTTTCGACTACCAGTGCCTCTACTGTAGCCACATGGCGCCGCTGGTGGAGCAAACCATTAAGGCCAATCCAAACGTACGCTTCGTGTTTAAAGAGTGGCCAATTTTTGGTGACCGCTGGAAGGCGTCGATTACTGCGGCTGAAACCGGGTTGTCGGTTTACAAACAGAAGGGCGCTCAGGCTTATTTGGACTATCACAATGCGATTTATGCTACCGGTCATGACGAAGGCAAACTGACTGACGCCGATATTTCTGGTGCGGTAGAAAAAGTGCATGCAGCACTGCCCAGCGATGCGCATCGTCAGGAAACGCACGCGACGCTGGCTAAGAATGACGATTTGGCTAAAACGCTGGGCTTCCAGGGAACACCTGGTTTCATCGTGATGCCAACCCGCGATGCCAACGCCAATAACACCACGATATTGCCGGGTGCAGTGTCTGCAGAAGACCTGCAGGCAGCAATCAGCAAGGCGCAGGGTAAGTAATTACTGACGCATTAAGGCAGAGCTTGTAAAGGCTCTGCCTATTCATAAGGCCTTTTCTGGCCTACGTCTACTGATTCGTTTTATCTGCCGCGCCCTTTGTCATCGCCTGAATACAGCTGTCAATATTCTGACCGGCGAACGTTTTTTGTTGCGTGCTTAACGCCTGATACCGCTTGACTGAAACCTTCGCCAAGTCTTCATTATATTTAACCTGATCGACGGCATAAGAGTTGTTTTCATTGGTGATAATGTAACGAACCCTTTCCAGCAGCGCTTTATCATCAACCGGTTTCTTGCCCAAAATATCCACTGCAGCACAGGTCGTTGCATCATAGTGCGGGTTGTGTGCGGGGGTTCTGTTAAGCCGCCAAACGGTTACGGCAACGATAACGATAATAATGATGGCTGACAGCGGAAAAATCTTCTTCATTACAAGCACTCATTTCTAAGGATTTGATCAGGGGCGGCCAGAGTAAAGATCTGCTGGAATAAAATCCAGCGTATTGATGAACTATATGAGTTAATAAACCACGGAGTAATCAAAATCGTGCGGCTTCACCGTAACATCTACAAACAACTATTCATCAAATAACACTATAGACGATTCCCTAATGAATATTAATTCACCGTGGTTATTATTTTCATTTAAATATAATAAAACTGAATATGTCGAGTTAATTAATCCTTTATTTTGATATAACACGTTATTCAGTGCATCGTAAAATGTTGAATCATTATAAAACACGCGCGAGAACTATTGGCTGGAGAGCATGTAAATGAGAAAGTTTGAAAATCCACTGTTTATAAATACGGTATGTCTTGGGGGATCCACTGAAGAAAAACTGCGCGCCGTGCAGGCTGCCGGTTTTAATCAAGTTGAACTCTGGCGGCAGGACGTAGAATCGTTTGGAGGCGATACGGCAGGGGTCAGGACGCTGCTTAATGCATTGGCGTTAGAATTAACTGACTATCAGGTATTGCTGGATTTTGACGGTGCCCCGGATAATATTCGAGAGGAAAAACGTCAGGAGGCCATTCGCATGCTGGATACTGCGTTTGAGCTGGGTGCAACAACCTTGCTGGCACCGGCCTCCACGCATAAAAAGTGTGTTGCCGATCGCGTTGAGGAGGATTTACGCTGGCTTGCTCGGCAAGCGGCATCGCGTGGTTTACGCATTGCTTATGAGGGCATGGCGTGGAGCACGCATATCAACAATACTGCCGCCGTCTGGCAGATGGTTCAGCGGATTAACGAGCCTAATCTCGGGCTGGTTGTCGATGCTTTTCATATCTTCGTCGGTCATCGTACCGTGGACGACTTGAACGGCATCCCGATGAATAAAATCTTTTTGGTGCAGCTTTCTGACTTGGCGGAACTGCCGAGTGCGGAACATCTGGTAGATACCGCTCGGCACAGTCGTTTACTGCCGGGGCAGGGTGATTTTCCACTTGAGACTCTCATTAAACGTCTGCAGGAGGGCGGTTATAGTGGTCCAATTGGGTTAGAAGTATTTAGTGACTCACTCAAAAAGGAGAACCCGATAAATGTTGCACGGCAGGCCATGAAGGCGCTGCAGGATGTACTCGCATAACGCAGGATGGAGTGTTTTTTGGGAAAATTCATAAATCAATATTTCCCGACCTGCATGACTTTATATGAGGAATTACCCGTATTTAGCAATGGAGTATATATAATTCAGAAACTTAATTTCCGAATGATATATTAATGGGAAAGTATTTTCTTATAAATTACTAATAAAAAAATCCCCTTATTCTCGGCGAGATAAGGGGTTGCCAAATGGCCAACACCAGGGAATTTGTATATTGCTTAACTGGTCTTAAGTATAGGGTTTATTATCTAATAAGCCAAACCTTTTATTCGAGATTTAGGGTTATTATTTTTTTCTGGTAAGTTAAAGATGATTTAAGGAATAAGAATTTTACGGCTTGTTGGTAATTAACTTTCTGATTATAATAATTATTTTTAATATAAGGTAGATTATTTTCATAGCAATAAGAATGGCTGTGAATGTAACCATGTTAAAATTCTCCTCCATTGAATAAAACACTGTTCTCCAGAAGTCACCATAAGCATAAAGAATATAATATGTATTAGTAGATTATATTTCTTAAAATGATAGGTTAGCTGGCGGTTGGTGTAGTTTGTTAACCTATGCTACCTCTACTTTGGTATAGCTAATATAAGAATGCTGTGTTTTGAATGCAGATAAGTAGCCAGTGCGAAGGGAAAATTCTCAGTGAGGCAAGATTGTTTGATAGTTTAATTATAACGCAGTAAATGGACGTGTTGATTTATCTATATTTACTATATATACAGTACAAGTATTTTTTAAATGAATTTAATTTATATCTAAGAAGTAAAATTTATAATAAATGCTATTATATGTAGCTGTTTATCGATGACTCAGATATTCTCCTCGGGAAACTATAATATAGTCGCTATGGATGGGGGCATTTAAATATGATAAAGTTTTTTAATATTAAATACAGTGAGCTATCTAAAGAAAAATCAGAAGAGATCTATTCGTTAAGGAAGACTGTTTTCAAAGACAGATTGAACTGGGCAGTATCATGCACGGGTAACCTAGAGTTTGACCAATACGACACGCCCAATACGACCTATATAGTGGGTGTATATAACAATGTAGTGTTGTGTAGTTTGCGATTTATTGAAACAAAATATCCAACGATGATAACCGGTACTTTTCTTCCTTACTTCAAAGAATTTAATCTCCCTGCGGGAAAATTCATCGAAGCAAGCCGATTATTCATCGATAAATCCAGACTAAAAGAGTCAGACTTATACAAAGAACCAATATGTGCAATGCTTTTTTTGGCAAAAATAAATTATGCACGCAACTATGGTTATGCAGGTATCTATGCAATAGTGAGCCATCCGATGTATTTAATTTTCAAAAAATCTGGTTGGAAAATAATTATTGTTGAAAAAGGAATCTCTGAGAAAAAAGAGAAAGTATACTTAATCTTTATGCCCGTAGATGAAGACAATCAAAAGCTGTTAGTTAACCGAATCTTTAGAACGACAACAAGCACATGCAAGGATTTAATTTCTTGGCCACTCGTTTTTAATTTATAATATTATTGGATAAATAAGCTGTAATTCAGTTGCTATTCTTATGCCTTGCCGTATGTTGCTCACTCCAAGTTTCTTTAATGCATTACCGGTATGAAATTTTACCGTTGACAATTTGATATCGAGAATAGTGGCAATCTCGTTATAAGTCTTCCCTAAACTGGCAAAGTATAGAACTTCATTCTCTCGCTTGGAAAATACGGCTTTCTTATTTTTATCATCGGACAAACTCATTTCGCTATAAAGCGAAATGAGTTTGTCATGTACCGTAAGTAAGAGCATTTGCAACTGATCTTTATGACTCTCAATTTTGACTTCGACGTCATTTTTACAATATTCATCGGTCATTAAAGAAAGAACACCGACATTGTTTTTATGGTCGTGGACTATAAAACTATACCCACTAATTATATTGTAATCTTTAGCCATGTTGAAAATTTTTGGTAAACGAAGGCCTGAATTAATCATGATGTTTTCATCCCATGAGAAAGGAATAATTCTATTAGTTGCTGTAATAAGAACGGGATCACTCAACTGATATTTATTCTTTGTATAATGTTCAAACCAGTCATCTTTGTTTGTTATAATTGTAATGTCTGTGGGGTTCTTTTTATTCATAACAGCATAGGCATATTTTATTTCTTCAAACCCTCTAAGTTTTTTATCAATAAAATTTTTAATGATTAGGTTTA contains:
- a CDS encoding urea amidolyase associated protein UAAP2; amino-acid sequence: MIQTSPRLIENALTRQKINAGDYWLHRIEAGQTLRIIDSEGNQAADTLFFNADDIGERYSMTDTLRGQKNVFLTAGSVLLSNDCRPMLEIVADTCGRHDTLGGACATESNTVRYSLEKRHMHACRDSWMLAIAEHPHYGLTKRDIAHNINFFMNVPVTAQGGLTFEDGLSAPGKYVELVAKMNVLVLISNCPQLNNPCNGYNPTPIEAVVW
- a CDS encoding ABC transporter ATP-binding protein, whose translation is MSLLSMRNLEKHYGNQVVLERVNAEVQEGEFVSIVGASGCGKTTFLKMMLGTESPSKGQLLLDGKPIKQEPGEDRGVVFQRYSVFPHLTARQNVMLGEEFVQARWLGRVWGSKRKGIADRAEEMLAQVGLGHALDKYPHQLSGGMQQRLALAQALTKKPRILLLDEPFGALDPGIRKDMHQLITDLWKQHHLTIFMITHDLKEGFSLGSRLWVFDKIRHDPQAPDAWGASITYDIPL
- a CDS encoding ABC transporter permease, whose translation is MRKMINYQPQRLSRSLLGLLPLLLLVLVYLMASDARLAVNAFDKLLPSFSSMGDAIYRMAFEPSPRTGEYLLWTDTYASLVRLLSGIAISAFLGLALGIFCGALPAVRSLISPLVTLFALIPPLAVLPILFICFGLGELSKVVLIAVGVTPFIARDLQQHVQAIPHEQLIKAQTLSAHSGQILWRIILPQLMPRLLDAVRLSLGSAWLFLIAAEAIAATEGLGYRIFLMRRYLAMDVILPYVAWITLLAFLLDALLRLISRRCWPWYYVK
- a CDS encoding urea amidolyase associated protein UAAP1; translation: MSDSTDTHYQTLLPAGSHWSLRIKSGSALRFTDVEGGANLGLLFYNPDNLLERYNAPDTLKCQHTFRLTAGHCLYSDMGRIFCGIAHDTLGWHDTVCGSMNAALSAQRFGALSYQQAHNGRYQNGYDSFLVELAKYGLGKRDMAACVNLFSKVTVDNDGNLALEPQHVPGASVTLRFAMDTLVVMHSCPHPLTEVQDYPRAPVAIALLAGTAPLPPHCLAQAENQRGQANNDLYHHTHCCPGAH
- the uca gene encoding urea carboxylase, with amino-acid sequence MFKCVLIANRGAIAVRIIRTLKRLGVRAIAVYAEADQHSLHVRQADEAFSLGAGNVRETYLSQDKLLAIAHQCGAEAIHPGYGFLSENATFVERCTQEGVIFLGPTPAQMSAFGLKHSARQLAETCRVPLLPGSGLLQNLEQALLCAKTMGYPLMLKSTAGGGGIGMQRCDDADSLSEAFTRVKRLAGNNFADDGVFLEKFVAAARHIEVQIFGDGAGNVIALGERDCSAQRRNQKVIEETPAPNLPQRVRDALQHTAVRLGQAVDYRSAGTVEYVYDVSTEQFYFLEVNTRLQVEHGVTEQVYGVDIVSWMVQLGAGCLPPLAELGQCKPQGHAIQVRLYAEDPAKQFQPCAGLLSHVSFPVSAANAELRIDSWIDSGCDVSPFYDPMLAKVIVQADSREQALIALRQTLHETALYGIETNLDYLRHLLAQPVVAEGKVITATLANVVYQPATFDVLSPGTLTSIQDAPGRSGYWHVGVPPSGPFDSRSFRLGNRLLGNDAQAAGLEITLRGPTLRFNQDCAFVISGADIEARLDDQPLPMWQICNARAGETLHLGKITGDGCRSYLLLAGGIDCPHYLGSRSTFTLGKFGGHAGRQLRSGDVLHLATPHNQQPKTLPANLLPEWGDVRTLRVIYGPQGAPTFFTEQDIEHFFNAVWQVHYNSSRTGIRLIGPKPEWARTDGGEAGMHPSNIHDNAYAFGTVDFTGDMPVILGPDGPSLGGFVCPATVIQADLWQLGQLKSGDSLRFVPVSLEEADRLSHEAEVELSTLLSQPKAGIAMQRKNPVLWHRAAQGALPSVTHLAAGDRFILVEYGDPILDISLRFRAHALMQWLENHRLAGMLELTPGIRSLQIHFDSLLCPRDTLIDHLKQAEQTLGDLQQAEVPSRTVWLPLSWDDDACREAIEKYTQSVRPGAPWCPSNIEFIRRINGLESIEQVKETVFDARYLVMGLGDVYLGAPVATPLNPRHRLVTTKYNPARTWTAENSVGIGGAYLCVYGMEGPGGYQFVGRTLQMWNRDRPTEAFVQPWLLRFFDQIRFYPVSAEELKAIRLAFPYGNTPLRTEEGTFRLADYQAGLAAQQEEVDNFQQQRQLAFEKELARWRAEGQFTYDSSLQEQSPQSEKAIPEGCVGIDSQVAGSLWQWLVKPGDCITPGQTLGILESMKMEIPIISTVSGKVQSLSRQTGAQVQAGQTLAVIKE